In Chrysemys picta bellii isolate R12L10 chromosome 3, ASM1138683v2, whole genome shotgun sequence, a single genomic region encodes these proteins:
- the LOC101943995 gene encoding small nuclear ribonucleoprotein F-like has translation MSLPLNPKPFLNGLMGKPVMAKLKWRMEYKGYLVSVDGYMNMQLANTEEYIDGLLSRHLGEVLIRCNNILYIRGVEEEEEGEMRE, from the coding sequence ATGAGCTTGCCCCTGAACCCCAAGCCCTTCCTGAATGGGCTGATGGGGAAGCCAGTGATGGCGAAGCTGAAGTGGAGGATGGAGTACAAGGGCTACCTGGTGTCTGTCGATGGCTACATGAACATGCAGCTTGCAAACACAGAAGAATACATAGATGGTCTATTGTCAAGACACCTTGGTGAAGTTTTGATAAGATGTAACAACATCCTGTACATCAGAGgagtagaagaagaagaagaaggagaaaTGAGAGAATAA